A genomic window from Bradyrhizobium lupini includes:
- the gor gene encoding glutathione-disulfide reductase — MAEFDVDLFVIGGGSGGVRAARIAAGYGARVMIAEEYRMGGTCVIRGCVPKKLFVIGSHFRHEIEDAAGFGWTVPSATFDWPTLIANKDKEIARLEAAYTANVEKSGAQIVKSRAVIEDKHTVRLLENDRKITAKYILIATGGAPNHGAPIPGIEHVISSNEAFHLAKLPKRIVIQGGGYIALEFAGIFAGFGSDVTVIYRGDNILRGFDEDVRAHVRAEMEKQGITILTGCTVTKVDRHGEEFTTHLSNGSSLASDQVMFAIGRHPAVANLGLEKAGVAINPRNGGIAVDHFSKSSVDSIYAIGDVTHRFNLTPVAIREGHAFADSVFGKREVQVDHANIPTAVFSQPEVGTVGLTETEARAQFSHIDIYKTTFRPIKATMSGRDTRVLMKLVVDGSTDRVLGCHIVGDAAAEITQAVAIAVKMKATKADFDATIALHPTASEELVTMRTPTARHVRQAAE; from the coding sequence ATGGCTGAATTCGACGTCGACCTCTTTGTCATCGGTGGCGGTTCGGGCGGCGTGCGCGCCGCCCGCATCGCGGCCGGCTACGGCGCCCGCGTCATGATCGCGGAAGAGTACCGCATGGGCGGGACCTGCGTGATCCGCGGCTGTGTGCCGAAGAAGCTGTTCGTCATCGGCTCGCATTTCCGCCATGAGATCGAGGACGCCGCCGGCTTTGGCTGGACCGTTCCGTCTGCGACCTTCGACTGGCCGACGCTGATCGCCAACAAGGACAAGGAGATCGCGCGTCTGGAGGCGGCTTACACCGCCAATGTCGAGAAGTCGGGCGCGCAAATCGTCAAGAGCCGCGCGGTGATCGAGGACAAGCACACCGTCCGCCTGCTCGAGAACGACCGGAAGATCACTGCAAAATACATTTTGATCGCCACCGGCGGCGCGCCCAATCACGGCGCTCCGATTCCCGGCATCGAGCACGTGATCTCCTCCAACGAGGCGTTTCACCTGGCCAAGCTGCCGAAGCGGATCGTGATCCAGGGCGGCGGCTACATCGCGCTGGAGTTCGCCGGCATCTTCGCCGGCTTCGGCTCCGACGTCACAGTCATCTATCGCGGCGACAACATTCTTCGCGGCTTCGACGAGGATGTTCGCGCCCATGTCCGCGCCGAGATGGAGAAGCAGGGCATCACCATCCTGACCGGCTGCACGGTGACGAAGGTCGATCGGCACGGCGAGGAATTCACCACGCATCTGTCGAACGGATCGAGCCTTGCCTCCGACCAGGTGATGTTCGCGATCGGCCGCCATCCCGCGGTCGCCAATCTCGGCCTGGAGAAGGCCGGCGTCGCCATCAACCCGCGGAACGGCGGCATCGCGGTCGACCATTTCTCCAAGAGCTCGGTCGACAGCATCTACGCGATCGGCGACGTCACCCATCGCTTCAACCTGACGCCGGTCGCGATCCGCGAGGGCCATGCGTTCGCCGACAGCGTGTTCGGCAAGCGCGAGGTGCAGGTCGATCACGCCAACATCCCGACCGCCGTGTTCTCGCAGCCGGAGGTCGGCACCGTCGGCCTGACCGAGACGGAAGCCCGCGCGCAATTCAGCCATATCGACATTTACAAGACCACGTTCCGGCCCATCAAGGCGACGATGTCGGGCCGCGATACCCGCGTGCTGATGAAGCTCGTCGTCGATGGTTCAACCGACCGTGTGCTCGGCTGTCACATCGTCGGCGATGCCGCAGCCGAGATCACGCAGGCAGTCGCGATTGCGGTGAAGATGAAGGCGACCAAGGCCGATTTCGACGCGACGATCGCGCTGCATCCGACCGCGTCCGAAGAGCTCGTCACCATGCGCACCCCGACCGCCCGCCACGTCCGCCAAGCGGCGGAGTAA
- a CDS encoding DUF2059 domain-containing protein gives MKSVLKLLPVATLAVGLALSVAPAGAQQAAPPKSSPTAIAAAKEILAIKNASAMYANAVPGLVDKTRIALIQQNLNYQKDLTEVAGVVNQQLAGREKEIGEGMAQVYASEFTEQELKDLVTFYKSPLGKKLIEAEPRAIGLSMAFMNSWAQNFSETVMGAFRAEMRKRGKEI, from the coding sequence ATGAAGAGCGTTTTGAAATTGTTGCCGGTCGCGACCCTCGCTGTGGGACTGGCCCTCTCGGTCGCCCCGGCCGGGGCCCAGCAGGCGGCTCCGCCGAAATCGTCGCCGACGGCCATCGCGGCCGCCAAGGAGATCCTCGCGATCAAGAACGCCAGTGCGATGTATGCCAACGCCGTGCCCGGCCTGGTCGATAAGACCAGGATCGCGCTGATCCAGCAGAACCTCAACTATCAGAAGGATCTCACCGAGGTCGCCGGGGTCGTCAACCAGCAGCTGGCAGGCCGCGAAAAGGAGATCGGAGAAGGCATGGCGCAGGTCTATGCCAGCGAGTTCACCGAGCAGGAGCTGAAGGATCTCGTCACCTTCTACAAGTCGCCGCTGGGCAAGAAGCTGATCGAAGCCGAGCCGCGCGCGATCGGGCTGAGCATGGCCTTCATGAACTCCTGGGCTCAGAACTTCTCCGAGACCGTGATGGGTGCCTTCCGCGCCGAGATGCGCAAGCGTGGCAAGGAGATCTGA
- the rpiA gene encoding ribose-5-phosphate isomerase RpiA has translation MNMDQLKRQAAARALEDVRDGMQLGLGTGSTAKHFVELLGERVRAGLKVIGVPTSEATRLDAIRCGVPLTTLDEIDHLDITVDGADEIDPELNLIKGGGGALLREKIVAAASDRMIVIADDTKWVPTLGGFPLPVEVIPFGLGATRRAIEKAFAECGVSGQMAVRNGKDGHVFVTDGGHWILDAQLEKIEDPARLATALSAIPGVVEHGLFIGLASSAVLAGGEGIRVIERRKPKGD, from the coding sequence GTGAACATGGACCAGTTGAAGCGGCAGGCTGCGGCGCGCGCCCTCGAGGACGTCCGTGACGGCATGCAGCTCGGGCTCGGTACCGGCTCGACTGCAAAACATTTCGTCGAGCTGCTCGGCGAGCGGGTCCGCGCCGGACTGAAAGTGATCGGCGTGCCGACCTCCGAGGCGACGCGTCTCGATGCAATCCGCTGCGGCGTGCCGCTGACCACGCTGGATGAGATCGATCATCTCGACATCACCGTCGACGGCGCCGACGAGATCGATCCCGAACTCAATCTGATCAAGGGCGGCGGCGGCGCGCTGTTGCGCGAGAAAATCGTGGCGGCCGCCTCGGATCGCATGATCGTGATTGCCGACGACACCAAATGGGTGCCGACACTCGGCGGCTTTCCGCTGCCGGTCGAAGTCATCCCGTTCGGGCTCGGCGCAACGCGTCGCGCGATCGAGAAGGCGTTTGCGGAATGCGGCGTTTCCGGGCAGATGGCGGTCCGCAACGGCAAGGACGGCCACGTTTTCGTCACCGATGGCGGCCACTGGATCCTCGATGCCCAGCTCGAAAAGATTGAGGATCCCGCCCGCCTCGCCACGGCGTTGAGCGCGATCCCCGGCGTCGTCGAGCATGGTTTGTTCATCGGCTTGGCCAGCTCGGCTGTCTTGGCGGGTGGCGAGGGAATTCGCGTGATTGAACGGCGAAAGCCGAAAGGAGACTAG